Within Populus trichocarpa isolate Nisqually-1 chromosome 6, P.trichocarpa_v4.1, whole genome shotgun sequence, the genomic segment TCTCCACGGCTGAAAGCAGTATTGTGTTGCTTTCAGTAATCCTGTGTTTTCAATGTAGAAATTGATGGGACCCATGAATagtgaattgagttttattagtTACCAAACATTTGTTTCTCGTGGTTGGTTTTAAAAGCAGAAGCAACCACGGAAACAAACTTGTTTCCGggctcaattttattctcatataTTCATTATTGTTTCAGTTTCTACTTACACATTTTCAAATTTTGCAACGTTACCATTAAAATCTCACTTTAGTTTTGTaggtttttaagtgtttttgtgAGATATTATAGATGTACGGGTTTGAGaggggaaaaaataatttatttggtgggtaaaattgaaaattcaacaAGTACAATTCTTAAAAGCTACAAGGACAAATTTTAAACTATGAGAAAAGAAGGGGAACATTGACAAATCCATGAGAACAAAAATGTAGTATGAACTTGAAAATTGTATTAAAGAGATACAATTTATCTCTAGAATATTGTGAAGAGATTATGTACATTGTTTGTATCAATATGTTTTAGAATATAAAACTAGATAATTGGTCCATACTATGCTGCGagttaaattagtttttttaacataaaaaatatctagacgTTACTAATGttttttccagtaaaaaaaatattaaaccttgTGGGGATCTGATTGACTTGGCGGgtccaataaaaatataatttgactaaaaataaatatttaagatgatattttttaaatattgagatgacaacatattgaatcgacTCAGGTCAATCTAATTTAACCTACCAATCTACATGACAAGACATAGACCATGAtatataacctcataaaaataaaattaaaataaattatgaagcctgaTTTCCAATaaacttaatgttaaatgatgaaattgggaaaaacatcaattaaaaaaggaccaaaaaaatgACTCGGgtaaactcgggttaacctgccaaacctgcgatccaagtcatgagatcgagataattcaatagaaatcaaattgaaacaaattataaagttcaatccTAAATCAATCTagtattgaaagatgaaattgaaaaaaaacattgataaaaaggataaaaaaaaaacaactcgagttaaTCCACCAAACTCGTGATCCAAGTCATGATACGAGGATAAattcataggaaaaaaaatgaaacaaataacaaaacctaattcctaattaacacaatgttgaaggataatattgagagaaaaaaagtcaaataggaaaatggaaaaaagaactTGATTCAACTGATCAATTAACTCTTCAAACCAGCGATCCAGATCATGAGACTAGAATAACCTTATAtaacataaattgaaaaataattatgaagttcaatccctaataaacctaatgttgaaggataaaattgaaatattaaaatctattaaaaaaataacacaagaaaACAACTGGAGTCAATTTGAATGAACCCGCAACTCAAATCATGAGACGATAATAACCTCATAgacaataatcaaaacaaatcaagaaatctAATTCCCTATCAACCCaatatttaatgatgaaatttagaaaaaaaaagtcaattagaaaagaaaaaaaaactcgagtctaTCGAGTTAATCAGTCAAACATGCAGTTTAGGTCATGAGACtgaaataacctcataaaaaataaattgaaaaaaaattatgaagtctaatttttaataaacttaatgttgaaagatgaaattaaaataaaaaaattaaaaagaaaaacaaagaaaaaaaaaatattattttagtaaatagTGTTATATTAGGAGGGGTAGAATGAAAaccctccttttttttaaatagtgttaTATACGGAGTGACAAACATGCTAGTCATTCTCCTCCTTGGTGCTTGCAAGTtgcatttaatgtttttttcaatgtatgtAATTATAAGCTTCCTGCTGTTGATTTTCAACATGTAATCAGATATATAGTCTTTCCAAGTAAGGATTTTTTAGAGATATTGAAATAGTATCCTAGCTAGCTTTAGCTTttattctgttttatttttcatgactaAGATTAcatgtcttttattttgttgtaaGTTTCGTGATTTTGCagactatttatatttttctattatgttatGTTTTCAGTGGCTATAATAAGTGCTTATAAATCATTcgtatttcataaaaaaaaaaaaaaaacttgagtataTAAAAGCATTTCGGAACCTGAAAGTGATGTTATTGTCAAGAGTTCTAGATCTTATTCCTTatgttaaaatacattttttttcttaatacaaATGAATTATGGAAcattacttaaattaaaaattgaataataatagaaaatcatttttctttttctagttttttttttcaccaattaaaagttgaaaaacatgttcagaatttttttcattaaaaaatgaaGTGCGTCAACATTAtaactatttttcataaaacaatgaAACCATAATTAAAGGGGCCCCTCCAAAAATTCAGGTGTTTCTCTAGTTGGCAATCCAGAACAAAGTTAGAACAAGAGTTTTTCTCCATCACTAGAATGTTTTGCCTGCCACACAAGCTTTGTGCGTCTTTTGCAGCTCATATTTAAAAACTTCAGAGCACCTTTGTAtacactataatttttttaggagtATTTGGATGTAAGTTTTGGATTGATGGGGTATCCAATGTTGTTTACCAAGCACACTAGATTCACTGTTTCTGTAGTGGGCAGAATGGTGCAAGGCAAATTTCAAAGATTAGCTTGAAGACTAATCTCCAATAGTACTATTTGGAGGATTTGGTTGTTaaggaacaaaattgtttttgaggagggaactataagctttttttattgtttctcctCCATCCTTCATCGAGTTGCTATTTGGTTGTATATTCTGGATTCAAACttcacttatatagaaaatgacCTCTTAAGATCACCTGATGACATCAAATtgtgatgtaataaaaaatctttagaagtctctttattttttattgtatgagatcggtttttttttttctttctaagtctgttcttttcttttctttttgtcatgTCCTTGTATTTTACTTTAGCTATTGGCTTCATGGCCTTTTCAATATACTCccaatgattattaaaaaaaacaatcaaactataatttctaggcctgttcacggttcggttcggttcggtttcaacaataaaaaccaaccgaaccaagtaactcatatttttaaaaattcaaaccgaaccgaaccggattccggttcaaaccgaaccggttcggttcggttgaATCCGGTTTTGCAACTTAAAAACCGGGAAAcctaatcattaaattaatgggttttttttactattttttaatgggtttaaattaaattgggcTGTTAAATTTCCTTGTTGGGCtaaatttataggttttttaatcaaaactttttaaaatgttgtaatttgattaattttgttataagctttttaataaaatgaaatttttttgaaatgcttatagtaacaataaatttgaaatgttcTATCTTCCTATCTTTAATATGCAAAGAAATAAGCtatgaaaattcaaatcaatgcaATATGCAAGATGCATGATCAAATTTGGGCACCTCAAATTAAAAGAGGTGTTCACACTAAAAAAGTTTACATTAGCGAATAAATACATTAGCAAATAGCAACAagtaataaattatcataaacattcggtataatttgaagaaaaaaatccagcaCCAGCAACAACATCCAAAACTTCCAGCAACAGCAAAAGCCAAAAGATCCAACAAGGataatgctaaaaaaaacactagcaaaTTAGCAACATATTACAGTttgactattaaaaaaattagcaatgcaaaattttaaaaggaagaaaaaaagcctATGATATATTTTGCAATACATAGCAGTAAACAAAAGATACTTGGAATAAACTCACTCACGTTAAGTTTGAGTAACAACCATCTATATGTTAagcaaaaaatcataaatggatTCAGTTGTTTGTCtggaataattcaaaaaatgttCTGATACTTCGGTATAGCATGTTTACAAACTATCACAAATGAAGAATAACATTTGTAAACCTCTTGCAGCTTTTTCTCAGGACATGTATAGAATTCACAACTGATATATATAACAATACGTGGTGCCAGTGCTTGTCATGTATATTTCTAGAAAATGTTACAAGCAACACTACATAGAGAAAAGACACGTAACAAGCCAATGACAACATTACCAAGATTGGAATTAAGCAACTTCCAACCAATTGACTCATTAGTCACTGAATCTAATATGCAGAGTCTAAAATAACTTAAGCCATCTCCTACGATGCAAAGATAACATATCACATATGATGTAATGGCAGAGTTTTCATGAGAAACATCCAAATCCCCACAGAATGCAACCAATACAGAATTGTATAGTAGTATAATGTTCAACAAAGGAAAACATGGAGGTTATTTGAAATCACGTTATCTAGAGCCCCAAACTAAAGCAACTAAAGCAACAGTCAACACTCAACAGATTATTTGAAATCTAAAGCAATATATGATGAAGCCTGAAAGATGGAGACGATTTCTGGgaaagatgaagatgaaaatggaATAGACTTAGAATAAACTTTCAAACCCACTAAACAAAGAATCAaagatgaagataaaatttaCCTTGCTGTTGTTGCTAAAATAAAGACGCCTGAAAGATAGAGACGGTTTCTGGGAAAGATGAAGATGGAGATGGTTTCTGggaaagatgaagatgaagatgtaATAGACTTAAAATATACTTTCAAACCCACGAAACAAAGAATCAAAGAAGATGGAATTTACCTTGCTGTCGTTGCTTAAATGAAGAAGGTTTCTAGGAAAGGAAGATAGTGAATTAATTATCGAGGAAGATTGGGAATTTCTGTTGGAAGTGGGAAGGAAGGAGACGGCTTTGTGAGAACTGAGATGAGAATGAGATGTTAGGGTTAGGGAGGGAGGCCGATTAGGTTAACTTAACTATTtatactactttttttttaattgtttaatgggtccggttcggtttggccCGGTTTCTGGgtcaaaaccgaaaccgaaccggacctgttaacatttatgattttttaaatcggtttaatcggtttttaatttcggttcggttttttcggttaatttttcttcggttttatcggttttctcggttaatcggttattttgaacacccctaataATTTCCaataatcatcttaatatttgtATTTGTGATAATcgaattctaaaatatttattttaatttattcaaattaaaaatttatacttTATTAACTCAAAAAAAGTGAAtctttcatattatattttcaataaaagtaaatttatgACGCTAACactaaccaaatataaaaaaaaaaattaaaaaattaatcttttgtattgctaaaatgcatgaataaaaaaagaattttattttccatcattttagcttttttatttgaaaatagtaaaaactacaagaagaaaaatacgAAGGacctcaaaaatatattttcaaactctagatgagaaaatattatattcgaAAAAGAAGTTccaattttatagaaaattaaagtATTACTAAGTTTGtacaacatattttttagaatctccatagtttttcttttgcaagctttttattattttccatacaaAGATGGTGAGAATTATACAATATTCTTCTTTTACATACAAGCACTTTTAGTAaagtgaaatattaaaattatttcctaacattttttttatttggttagtgtgatgatttttttaattagaaatataaaatatttctttccattaataagtataatattttttatgataattttaaatttgatagttttttttgggAAATAAAGATATCATTTAGTCGGGTTTATGTACATTATATTAATGAGATAGAATCTATTTCtagataatcttgaaaaaaaaacatctctaaATGAATTTatgcattaaaatgaatttaatatattttccaagtactaatctcaaaatttaaattaaaaagctaaaaaaaaaaagaaatcaagctTCTTTAATCATTAAATCAATCTCTTAACATTACATAGAACTATATATCTCTTGAAGTTAACTTGTCCTGGTAGCTCAAAATTCACTAGAGGTTTCCCTCTCCCATTAATTGATGCTAACAAACTTACGAAACTCGGACCACAAAAATGATCCTAGCAgactaataattaacatttgaaCTGCATTGCTTGTCGAGTAAACCTTCATCTTAGGTACTAAagtcgcaaaaaaaaaaaaaaaaaaaaatcaaagagaaattaaaagctCAATCAtatatatgagagagagagagtgtgttttttattttatttttttgtttgtaacctaaaaataatcctaaaaaaCTTCTGTTTGTAACCTTTGATTAATTTGGCTGTAGATTCGTTTGGAACTAAATATAGTCGTAAAAAACTAGGAACTATATATTATTGATGACTCCCCCCCATGACCCATGTATTACCCCCTCTCATAATATTTATATGGAGTCAATGATTAGTTTACAGttgtaaaaaaaaccttattattACCATAATTATTTCTGTCACTTCGTTAAAAGTAGGGGATGAAAACATAATTATCAAGGATCTTAGGAGGTGTTCAGGAACTTTCCAAAACAAACCAAGAACTTGTGAAAGCAAGCCAAGATGGTACTTTGAGAAGCCGAAGCCACTCTCATCTGACCAGAACTTGTGACCATGTCAGCCTTCACTTTCAGATGGGTCAGCCCCACTTGTCCAGTGATCACACCACAACTCCTCCTCTTCCTTTATAGGCCCACCCTCCTCACATCCCACATACAAACCCCCTCCTCCTCCCCACCTCCAGATCTTCCTCTCCGTCTCTGGAGTGCCTCTTTGAAGTTGAACCCTCCTcccttcctttttcttgttaaaCCTCCTCAACACCAGCCCtaaaactattatatatatagttcagtGATTCATGGATAAGGTTGAAAGAGAGACTCATGACTTTATGAATGTGGAATCCTTCTCTCAGCTTCCATTCATCCGCCCCGCACCCGTCAAAGAAAAGGGCATTCGCCTCTTCGGCATAGAATTCGGCAGCAACAACGACAGTCCAGCAGCTGACGAGTCTGAGTCAGCCGAAACTAATGAAGACACCGTAAAAGAAAGCGAGAGTAGTGACAACAACCGAAGATTTGAATGCCATTACTGTTGCAGAAACTTCCCTACTTCTCAAGCCTTAGGTGGCCACCAAAACGCGCACAAAAGAGAGCGTCAGCACGCGAAACGTGCCCACCTCCAGTCGGCCATGGCTCACAACAGCCTTACAGATGCACACTATTATGGCCTTGTAAACTACAGGATAGATTCAACTCCGAGCTCAGCCATGACTTATCCTTCATGGAATAGCCACTCTAACACTAGCAGGTTTTACGGCAGTCATGGCTCCTATTCACAACAACCTATCAATGGAAGTCCATTAGGCTTGTGGCGGATCCCGGCTGTTCATGGTGGTGGTACTTTCCATCATAGTGACCGTTCGATGCATCATCCATTACCATTATTTGCAGGTGAGGAATTGAAACCCTCACCGGCCGGTACTGGTTCAAGCTCGCAAGGGCGGTATGGGTATGATTCCAAGCCGAGCGCGCAAGACCATGTTAGTTTAGATCTTCATCTGTAATTTGATAAGTAGGATAAAAGAGAGAACTTGAGATTTTTCCTAAGATGGTCATCAAAgcttttaatgtaaaaaatgagGCAATTCTTCTATGGAGAGACTCATGACCACTAGTGTAATCTTGAGGCAATTCTTCTACCTTCTTCTAACTTagtattaatttcttttgtaaatgAAATGATTTACGTACGTGCTCTTGAATCGAACCCAAAAACACAAGTATAATAAATATCACAACATGAGCTGAGGTTTGCGCAGGACTAGATAGGTTCCTTGATGCTTTCTAATGGTAGCTAGTTTATTAGTATTCATGTATCATTTTGGAAACATTCTCCAGCtgattttaaaagctaaaattcGTTGATTTAGTCATTGAAAGTAAGAGAACCATCTTCAAAATTCTTACCTATTAGTGCAAATATAAGGCTCTTTTTCATTGTTAAGTGTGATTGGAGGTTCACACAGTACCCTAGCCTGAACAAACCTTGTTCAGTGCAATCTCAGTCTTTCTTCAGAATTGGTCACACGTGTGAggaatatacatacatatatattcaaAACTGGGTATCTGTAGTGAGTGCATGAAACATCTGTGGATAAACACGTGTGTGTATATCTATTTGTTGTCTAGACATGTGGGAGTGAGGAGAGAGGTTGGTTCGATACAGTGCAAGAGTGCTTTAACAGTGATGAGGGAAATCAGGTGATAAGGTTTTGATGTCTCTTCTGCACAACTTGctgaaagaaaatgatatttccATGGCATTTTCAGGAAGCATATCTATAGCTCGCCAAACTCCAATGCAATTTCTCCtcttgttttcctttccttttttttttaattcaccatGTGTTTGATGTTTCAATAAATATGTGTGtctgggagagagagagagagagatttttatttttattttttatgtatgtgtATGTGCCTATCAAACTTTAAATGATGCTCATGTCTGCCTAAAGATTTGAGTGGATGCTCCTCTAACTAGACCTGAAGCTAAGGAAACAAAGGTGGCAGTTTTAAGACCACATGAGATAAATTGTTCTAGAGGAGCAGCAAAATCCCCAAAATCTTCACCGTCCTAGACTGAGATCGCATATGTTTTGTACAGTGGAATCTCGGTCATTGAGCGATAGATTAAGATTAAATGTCTATGATATTATATTGAACATGACACGATCCAGCCATTAGTAAAGTCAAATCTAGTGTGATGTTATATTTATCGGAATTTGTCGATGCCAgtgtattataattttatgtagaTGCAAGGTAGAGAAGTAGAGCAAATTAATGTAGGACATGGTTCCCTCTTCTTTAGCTGTTGCAGGGGACACAATTTTCAGTGTTCTGAGATATTAGTACCAAAGCTTTCATGgcttttaaaatggaaaaaccAACCCTTAGAAAAGCATGTGTCCTTATTTGCTTCAGGAGACTTAAAGCAGCATATGAACATGGTAGTTAGACTGcctatctttatttttcttaccttTTTATGTGTACCTTAGTTTTTATGTCTGCAACAGGGAGGGAGAAGTTAGGTGGGCTAGTTTGAGTAAGTTGAGTCACGGCAATTTGAGAGAGACTCTGAGGGAATTCTTATTTGTCGATCGACAGTAACATAGTCTTATATAGCTTTTTGGCTGTGGTAATCCAGCAATTGTTGTCCAGCATTTTGTATCTTCTCCTTGTCTCAACTTTACTCTGGAAGCACAAAAAATTTAGACGGGGGTTCTTAGATATTATTTAACACATGATTCAGTGAATTGGCAACATACTACAAAAGAAAGCAATGCACTAATTAATCAAATCCAAGAAGAAGGATGTTAGGATTTGTTACTTGTCTCGTACAATTAGCTAGTACAGTTCGGATTATTTTGTAATGCCgacatattttaataaaaattttgagaaaaatttaaaagtatttaaagaATAACATGGTTTGAACCATTATTGAAAATAACAGttgttttaaaacttatttcttaatcttaatcagattaattaacaacaatacaaattaatttaaatttttatgaagatTAATGGTTAAGAACTTGAATTCAAGATCTAATGACCAAGAAAAAATTGGTCATCAAAAACACACtggagctctttttttttttacacactCGGTATTGTTAGAAAAATCTCAACAAGACAATTCTAATCACACCTTAAAAGACCACCAAACATGGTTATAATTTGTTAGGGCTTTGTTCAGGttaatttaagattaattaCGACCTCGTTTAGTGATTTTTCAAGGTCTAGTTAGAATTGTCTCGTTGAAATCTTTATAACGATACCAAATGTGTCAAAAACGGATTACTGGTGTGTCTCGGTgacctattttttctttcttcatttctctctcctgcCAGAACACCTTATCTATTTAGTCATCAGATCTTAAATCTTATCTTTTAGCGATTTAATCTTCAAAAACTTTTGAGTTAACTTTTGATaaggttaattattttgtaaaagagAAAACATCACTACACAACTGCTATTCTATACTCAATAGTGATTATGTATAGGattaatattagaaaacatggttgttttaaattgttattttcaaaaataattgtttacaTAATTAATATTGGAAAACACGGTTGTGTTATTTACTTTTCCAACCTATGTTATTCTCTAAAAATTTTTACCAAACTATGgcatttttcaacaaaaatccTAAAGTTCAGTGTTTCGAATTAATGTCTGGTGAAATTGGAGACAACTAAAACCTGACATGCTGTGCAGAAATCTAGCTAGGGTTCTATTCGAAAGAACTGGCATGCTTCCCACCATgctttaaatattgttaatgtCAGTAGTTAAACCTATTTGCTGATAGATTTTCTGGTTTAAACAAAGGGGAAAACATCTTTACTTCGCAAGTTCAAGCAAATTATATGTCTACAAACAGTGCAGGAAGGAGAAACACGCACAAAAAACTGTGGAAACagtaaaacaattatataatatcTATGATTctcatatagaaaaaatatttagctaGAAAGGGTActtcaaagaaagaaacatcTTTTACTTTGCGTATCTCCttgaattaaaattgaaagttaTATCTAGCTGGGGAATCTAGGTGAAACATAATTTACTAATTCACTGAAGTTAATTGCCTTCAATAATGTGTTCATTAGAATGCTTTTCGCTTAATAGACCCTAGCTAGAAAGGGTACTTCAAGGATTCATATCCCAAAACAGTACTTTAAAACAAATCGTTATTGCCATATTAAGTTATTAACGGTCACATTAGTCCTGTTTGTACAACAAAGGAAAacacaattattaattttttattaacatggttGTCTGGATCACTTTATACATatcttgataaataaatttactgaaatttataaaactcaaacttataacctctaaaaaaaaatatagagtatacactcgaaattaaaaaaaaatataacctctaaaataaaataaaatatagagtaCACCctcgaaattaaaaaaactcaataattaCAACAATACAAGAGAAGCATTCAATGTGAAATAACTCATAAAGCTGTCATCTACAACCCAATTATTGTACTGGACATGATTTCAATCTGGCACACTTTCAAAACACTAGAACACCAGACTTTAACCATGGCATCCGACACTTGGGCACAATAATTTGCTTTGTGTTCGCAACAAAGTGCCAAAAATGCCTCACGCAAGTAATGAGAACTCCACTTGCCTTAgtactaattaataaaaaaacacctccCAATCAAAAACCCTTgcaatgattaatttattttgattaaaaattctaattaatccATCAACTGAAGGGAAGATATGATGCAGACTTGTAGCCATTGACCATTCTCCGAAGTAAGTGGACGTGGGAGGAAGTAGGATTCAGAGTCGTGTCGTGTTCATGCTGCCTTGAATCAAAATCCCTGGCTAATTAAGAGATGTCTCCAAAGGCCTTTTATCCGTAGATCGACAGTAAAAAGTCTACGAAGTAATATTTTGACAGACCAGACATAGGAAAGACACCGACTATTTATAGCAACCTTAggaatttgttgaaaaaaaaactatgtaattTCAACAAATACTACGAAATGGAAGAACAAATTCAACATCAGTTAGGTTGAGGACCTGTTCTCAAACTACATTGAGAAATTCTCACTCCAGAGCTTTTTACCGAATATTGTCATAAAGGACAACCATGGAGGTGAGGTGACAAGCCCTGTTTCCAGTTATACTGTGTATCTATTCCAGCTGTCGAACAAAGTACCAAAATATTTACTCCTTTTAAATCGCCAGAGCTGCAGTGAACTTGTACTGTAAGCTAAAAAGAGCCCTCGGCTGTAATTTTCAAGAAAGGAAATTTACCCCATGGCCATTCAAAAAGGATCTTGCATTGCTGCTGGATCTAAATATATAGTACCCTTGGAAATATCAGCCCTAAGGTTAAGGACAAATAGAAACCCTGTTGAGGCGTTCAGTTCATTGTGTGGTTGCGAGCTAGGAGCTAAAGGGCAATAACGAGAATAAGGCGTTTGCCAAGTTTTGTCCAAATATTGATGATAGGAAATAAGTACATTGCAACTCAGCAATAATCCAGTAAATGGAAGGAAACCCATCAAATTCTTCTTTCACTAAGGTAATTTGGTTTGTGGACCCTAGAAAACCTTTGCAAGAGACATTTCTATCCTCCCGGACTATAAGCTATATGCAAATTTACTGAACAGTTGGAAAATTTAGGGTTCCCATCCAGCCCAAAAGAACgagaaaaaagagaagctgGAAAATTGCCAAATTGTTAACATCAACCAGCTATCAAGGGGGTCCACGAGTAAATGCATCTAGGAGAAGGCATGTGA encodes:
- the LOC7455630 gene encoding zinc finger protein 8, whose product is MDKVERETHDFMNVESFSQLPFIRPAPVKEKGIRLFGIEFGSNNDSPAADESESAETNEDTVKESESSDNNRRFECHYCCRNFPTSQALGGHQNAHKRERQHAKRAHLQSAMAHNSLTDAHYYGLVNYRIDSTPSSAMTYPSWNSHSNTSRFYGSHGSYSQQPINGSPLGLWRIPAVHGGGTFHHSDRSMHHPLPLFAGEELKPSPAGTGSSSQGRYGYDSKPSAQDHVSLDLHL